DNA sequence from the Peromyscus eremicus chromosome 7, PerEre_H2_v1, whole genome shotgun sequence genome:
GTGTCTTAACAAGCTCTAGGTGGGCTGACGGGAGCTACTCTCTAAGCAGGAGGCTGATGACCCACAGGCCCGGCATTCTCTTTCTTAGcaattctcttctttcctcacGGTGTGATTCTGAGACTTTGCAGCTTGTGCTCTACAGTTGGGGCTAACTAATGGAATGCCAGTGTTCTCCCCTGGGAATCTAGTTGTGGGAAGGAATTACAAAAAGGTAAGAAGGAAGAAATCCTCTTCTGTTGTGCAGCAACAGTGGGGGGATACAATGTTGCAACATAAAATGCTGCTTAAGGAATCTGAGAGGATCTGCCTTGAAACCGGAACATTCTCATGCATATGACACATGCTCTTTCAGGTAGAGAAACTCACAGGAGGCTCTAACCGTGAAGGTCTTCATGTATCTATTCATTATAAAATCTCCCTCACACACTATCCTACTTAGTTTtcactatcaacttgacacagacaaGAATCACCTGAGAAGGGGCCTCAACTGAGGGATTGCTCTGAGCAGACTGGATTGTGGGCATATCCtcagagattgtcttgattgtcaaTGGATGTAGGCGGGCgtggcccactgtgggcagcaccattccctgggcaagtGGCCTGGGATGGATAAGGAAGCTGGCTAAGCAATGAGTCTGTGAGTGAGACAGCAAGCAGCCTTCCTCCAAGAGTTTCTgctattcttcttggctgtggTGAGCGAGAGGTAATTCTGTTGGAATAGGAAGCAGGCCTGGCTTCAAGTTCCCGCCTTGAGTTCCTGTGACTTGCAAGTATAAGCCAAAtgaattctttttctctctgaagtTGCTGCTGATGGTAGTGTTTGCCACAGCAACAAAATGACACTAAAACACACGTGCAATTTGCTCAGAGGAGTCCTCTGAGATGCACAGACTCTAGAACTCATGGTGTCCTGAGAAGGAGAACCTAACCTCATTTTAGAAAATCTGCCATTCTGTTCACCCTACATAACAATGTATCAGCCTGGTAGCAAAAACGCTCTAACTGATGTGTCTATGCTCCTGAAGGGTGTAAATGGTCACAGGGCTTCTTTGTAAGTCTGAAAAGGTAGGAGCAGACGCCCCAGGCAACCCAACCCAAGCTGTGCTCTCTGTGGATGGCTGAACCACCTTCAGATCCACGGAGAACCTTCCTCTCAGGGCATgcagctctcctctgctctgcctccGGGTTTTCTGTACCACAGAGGGTGTTGGCTCTGGCAACTGGGCATAAATGGAAGTATAGGGAAGATCTCATCCCAGGGCTACTGTCAACTGAAgaaggatgggagctggggataAATACTCCCAGCCTCCCTCCTTCCAGGAGATGTTTCTGACGCTAGTTGTCTGGGTCTTTGGGGGTCTCTATGCTGCACCCACAACAGCAGGCTCGCTGGTATCCTACAGCAGGGCCCTCTTTCCCTCTGTTTTGCTTTCTCTACATCCTCATTGCACTTCCTAGGGTGACATCACAAGTGAGCCACCTGTATCCAAACCCCATCTCAGACTCTGCTTTGGGGGAACCCAGGACCAACACAGGAGGATCATTGTTTCTTCCTCACCTATGAAGCTATAATAAAACACTTCCGTTTTGAATGTCTTCCTCAGGTGGTGGGGGAAGGGCTGGTGACTTACACTCTGATCCTGGTCATCACTTTTCAGATGCTGGGCGATGAAGCTGACACCCTCTAAAGCTTCCTGTAGGTCCTGCCGGAACCTCCCCGAGGACCTCAGCCGGACATCCCTGGGGTTGCCTGCTGGGTGGGAGCTGACTGCCGACTTGGGAGCGGTGAGGACGGGGTTCACAAAGTACATAGAATGCCCATAGACGTTAGATGGGCTGGCGGGGTCTAAGGCAGAGGTGGTTGCTGCATCAGCTGTGGTCAGGTGCAACTGGCTGGGATAAGGGATCCCGGCTGGGTTCTCTTCGAGACCTGGGCGCTTCatgaagaggaagatgggcagcTTGTACAGGAAGCACTCCTTGACCCAGGCTGCCATGGTGTGAGTGCTGGGCGAGCGGTGGTGAACATTGAGGACACATACCGTGGTGACGATGGAAAAGGTGACCAGCACCATGGTAAACAGGAGGTACTTGCCAATGAGTGGTACGTCGAGAGAGGTGGGAGGCACAATCTTGGAGATGAGCAGCAGGAAGAATGTGAGCGCCAGCAGCACGGAGATGCAGAGCGTCATCTTCTCCCCGCAGTCCGAGGGCAGGTAGAAGACCAGGATGGCCAGCGAGGTGATGAGCACACAGGGGATGATGAGGTTGATGGTGTAGAAGAGCGGCTTGCGCTTGATGATGAAGTCGTAGGTCACATCCACATAGCTGGGGTCCTGCGGGTTCACCGTCCTTCGTCCTGGGAGGGCCACGATGTCCCACTCGCCACTGGGGGTAAAGTCATCCATGACGGCTGTGGGTGATTTAAGGACCATGTCGATCTCCGTGTGGTCATAGGTCCAGGAGCGAAATTTGAGAGTGCAGTTCTGTTGGTCGAAGGGAAAGTGCTTCACCTCAATCTTGCAGGCGCTCTTGTAGATGGCAGGGGGCAGCCACTCGATGCTGCCATTGGAGCGCACGATGACATTGGTGTAGACGGACACCTCGTAGATCCCATCAGCactggggtggggcggggcatAGAGGAGAACATCACACATCCACAGAGGAAGACTGGATTGTTCTCAGAACCCCCCCCAGAGTCCTTGGGAGTCATCTACCTTCCTCACTGAAACAGGCCTGTGTTTCTCAGcaactccctgccatgatgcacTGAAGCCTCTCGTGGAATTAGTTCAGTTAAGCCTTACAAGAGTCCAAGGAAGCAACACTTTTATTGTGTTCCTCATTTTATAGCTTGGAAAGCGAGGCTTGGGGAAGCTGGAAGATGTTATCAAGCTCCTTAGACCAGTAAGTGGCAGGGATGAGATATGGACCCTCATCTAGCTCCATTCTTGGCTGTCTATTCCTTCTCTCTCATGTTCACTCTCtttgcccaggctgatctcagactCCTgggttcctgatcctcctgcctcagcctctcaaatagcTGTTATCACACTAATATACCCAAAGTATTGACATATGACAAGTCAATGTTGCGGTCCCCAACACTGACAAAGCCATCAAGTCACGAAAAGACAGAATGGTGAGGCAGGAATGGTAAGGGCACTGGCCTGAGGGTCTGAAGGCTGGCCTAGTCCCTGCTGTGCTGAGCAGGACAAGGCCCTTCCCTTCTCCAGGcttcccttcccaccccccacTGGGAAGTCTCTGTCTCCACCATCtctatttctccagctccagggcctaGAAGTCTGAATGAAGTGTAGAAGAGGAGGGATGGAGTTGGACTCACGTACGGATGGCCCTGAAGGCTGGCTTGGTGCTCTGGCCTGACCTCACTAACTCCAGCCACCTCCCACTCACTTGTTATACAACACGATGTCAGGCAGCCAGACGCGCTTTGCCGGGATCCTCAGAATGTTCACCCCTTCATAGTAGGAGCTGTTCCAGGCCAGGCGGTAATCAGTCCACTCCTGAGTACACAGACAAGGCCATGTCACCTGGAGGTCCACCGTCACCAAAGAGCAGCCCCAGAGGAAATATCACCTAGGCTGGGGACCCTCCAAGGCACTTACCTGTTTCAGCCAGATGTTGGTGGTCATGATTTGTTCTCGCTCATTCTGGGGAGGGAAATGAGAGTATCAGTTCATCTGGAAGGAGGGCCCCCCCCCCAATGGACGACACTTTATCTCAGAAAGGCTCTGAGCCCTGGCCTGTGGGACCAGCTGCTCCTTAACTGTCTCTTAGGTGGTGCATTAGTTACTGCAATCCCATGCTGACGAGAAGGTTAGGGGGAGAGGAGCTGATCTTAGCTTACAGTTTCATGGTGAGGGTGCATGGCGGTCAGGGCTCTGGCCTTCATGTGGAGCTTGTGCCTGGTCATACTGTAGGGGCAGGTGGGAAGCAGGGACAGATGAGCTAGAACTGGGGCTAGGCTTTGACCCACAGGCTTGCTCATGACAACCTATTTcctcacctcttaaaggtttCATGACCTCAGTATAGCCACCTGGGGACTGAGTGTTTAAAGACCTGAGCCTGCGTGGGATATTCCATATTCAGGCAGGCTCCTGGCCATTTTATAGTGCAATGATGCATTTAATACTTCAAAAGGCTGCATAGTCTTATGGTCCCAACACTGTAAAAGCCTGAGGTCTTTTCTAAGATTCCAGACACTCTCTTAACTGTGagtccctgtaaaatcaaaagatAAGTTACTTCCAACATAGAATGGCATAAACATTCCCATTCAAAAAGCAAAAGATAGGAACATAGTAAGGACAGATGGGTCaatggggctggacagatgggtCAATGGTTAAGGAGTGgctgctgtttcagaggacccgagttctatttccagcacctacaaggtaactcacaaccacctgtaactccacttccagggaattccatgccctcttttggcctctacgTGTACTGCATGCATTTGGTGCGTGTAcaaacattcaggcaaaatacccacatgcacaagacaaaaataaatcttcaaagactggaccaaagcaagactgaaaccttACAGGGAAAACCCCAAATCGTGTAGCTCTATGTCCAGCATGTAGGGGCTCTTGGCGTTACCATCTGGGTTCCAAAGGTGGGAGATagccccatctctccagctctgctgccCAGACTGACTCCACTCAGTTGCCTGCAGTTTTCCTTGGTGAATGTTCCGTGTTTTCTCCATCTCCTAAATCCCAGGGGCCCCACTGCAACTTAATCTTTCCATTCCCAGCTTCATGCAACGGCTTCTCAGAGAGTCCAGTCACGCCACGCACTGCCTGCCTCCACAGCTTTCTGAAACCTTGCAAAAGGATTCATAACCCTGCTGCTCTCACACCTTCCATACCTGACAAACCAGGACCAAGTGGACAATGCTAAATTCTGCTGCCAGCGTAAGAAGGTCCCCTTCGAACACAGCTGCTCTGGACTCTGTGTCCTTTTGTGGGTGACTCTGAGAAGACACTTCCCCGGGTAGTGGGTTTTGAGCACAAAACCCCTGCCGTGGCATTCTTAGTTCATGCTCTTGCCTTTCAAATGAACTTGTGGGGCCTTCAGAGGGTGGAGCCTTTCTCCCAAGGCACCTCTCACTTTACTCCAATGCACAGTGCCTCGTTTCTCTCTAACCACACCAGTCTGCTTTAGCAGTTACAGCCAATTTGCCTGCCGCCCCTTCATCCACCTTCAACTTCGCCACATTCACGTTTCCTTCCGAGGTATGTTTTCAGATCCTCCTGGTTTGGATTGTCATTATAAAGCCGACTAAACACAGTAAACAATAACCGTGCCACAACATGAAAGCAATACTGCCTGAATAGTTCCTCTGCCAAGCAACTTAGCCCATAACTTTTTAATGGAGCTAAATTCAAATTGTTAGGACATGGGCAAAATGggcccagaatttttttttttttttttttgccagaatgTAGCACAAATGGCCTGTAATCTAACTTCTAATTGAGTTTTTGTTCCCTTCTGAAATCCCATAAGCCTAGTTTTTCCTATCagtgtgcgctctctctctctctctctctctctctctgcattctgGTCTATCACAGCTCACCCAAATGATCCACTAAGTTCTGGTTACAGCATGCCAGGGCTTCTCTCATTTTGTAGCTATATTAACACTCCCCCGATCCCCGATTCCCTGTGTAACTCAGTTCCAAGGGCTTACGAACAACCCGGTCAGGTTTGTCTCAGCAACATCCCTGCTTCTCAGTTCCAGTTCTCTGTATTAGGTATTTTGTTCATCACGGCACCCAAATGCAGGACAAGCGGCTGAGTAGGGAGAGCAGGATTCTAGCTCACAGTTTCATGGCAAAGCTAAGTAGGCAGAGCAGCTGGGCCTTTGGCTTTGGTGTGGCGGTAAACAGATAACAGGGTATTCACACCCACCACAGGAGCCAGGCTAACATCTGTAAGTCCACCCTCAGTGACCTGTGTCTGCCAGCCAGGCCTTACTCTTTCAGTGTTCCCCCACATTCTCAAATGAGTGTCACTAGCTAGAGGTCACGTGTCCTTACACATGAGCCTGTCTGTGGAGGCCGTCTCATATTCCAACCACATTAGATAACTCAAATTTCACACCCAGCACATCAGAGACAAAGCTCATGACCTATCCCGCTCTCCTTGCcccccatctcaaaattgtccacTTCTCCCCATCTCTGTTGCTACTATTACCTGTGGCTTGGCAACTGCAGTAGCGTCCCAGCTGACACTCTGGTAGTCTTTTGAATCTCAGTTCCTCAGACCATGGTTCTGTGTTTGGGAAATCTACTATTTCCAAGCTCACTCAGAGTAAAAGCCAAGTCCTACCCAGGGCCTAGTGGGCCTTAATGATAGACCTGCCTCTGCATTTGCAACTCCCACAGTGGCCATGCTTGTTTCTTTACCTCTGACTTTACATacactttctcccttccctggaGACTCATGCAGTTTTGACTCAACTCTTTTCAGGTCTCAAAAATGCCACCTTATCGGACAAATCTCCGACCTTCCTACATAAACTAGCACCCTGCctccctcaccacacacaccctGTACTGCCTTCATAGCCCTTCTACCTGGACACCATCTGCCACTTTGGGCACTGTGCCTACTTCCCGCTAGGATCCAAGGAccctgaggagaaaaaaaaaaagcttagagcAACAGGGATATGTGGGATACCTGATGAATATTTTTGGATGAATAAATTAATCCTATTATCATAATCCAATCCAGTACTGTCTATCCCTCACCTGGACCACTGAACAATCTAATTGGTGTCCTAATccattctgtacacacacacacacacacacacacacacacacacacacacacacccctattcaCTTTCTTCTGCAGCAAGAATGAGTTGGCTGAagctcctctgtctcctcttcaaTCTTACCTCTATTTAGTCTATCTAGGTCACTTTTCTCCTACAGCGACAGATCGGTAACTCCTCCAGTCTTATTTCACGGCCCTGGGCTCCTTTATTCTGGGCCTCAgccctctcagccttcctcagTTCTTTGGATGTGTCCTGTGCTCTCTGTCTATACActttctcctgctccctcttcatTAACTAACTTCCAGCATTCTAATCCCAGCATGGTTCTTACTTCCTCAAACAATTCAACTAGGTAATTATGTCAGAGGACAAAGACCGACACCTGATGTGACATTTGTCACATGTGCAGATGTTTGCTCTACAAAACCATCTCActtccttccatctctcttcGCTGTCACACTAGAGTGTGGTCCTCACCTACAAGTTCAAGATGGCCAGTGGGACTCCAGCCATCACACCCATATTCCAGCTGTTATgaggggaggagcaggaagaaagaTGCATGTTAGGTGTCTTGTTTGGATAAGTTTTTTCCAGTGAGTTTTAAAGTTCTTGTATGTTTTGAGCTCTAGAAATCACCTTTGGTTCTTTTTAATAACTCCTAGCTCTCTGAAGAAATTTCCCATTATCTTTCCTCGAACACATTAACGACAgctattttcattttaagaaaaagtctttttattttaaattatggcaAAATACACTTAGCATAAAACTTAAAGGTTTAAAATCTTTGGTTACATTcatttacttgtatgtatgtatgtatacatcacATGCCATGACATGAGCGTGGAGGTccgaggacaatttgcaggacgCTGAGGGTCTGGACtgaggtcctcacgcttgtgtgactgactgaactatctcccagCCCCCATGCCCACCATGTGTCATCCGCTCACACCTGCCTCCAGAGGCTCTACAGTAGGCAGCCAAGACCATCTTAACCTAGTCTGGGCTGAGCCAGTTTGGAAggaacactgtttttttttttgtgtgtgaggtcTGATCTTCTATTGCTGTTGTTCATTTTCAGTACTGGGGTGACCCTTTGGGAGCCCCATCAGGGTCCCATGTCCTTGGTCAGATCCAGACTGCCATTGTGTGTCCTTTCAGTCTGGGGTTGGCCCCTGAACCAGCCCAGCTCCCTAGTTCCTTAGCTCTGTTCCAGGTCTTAGCTTCTCAGGCAGATACTGTTGGCCAATCACCAAGGGTGGAGAAAAGTACCAGACTGTCACGGTCGCCTCCTGGAGCCTGGCCACTCAAGTCCTGGCTGAGGCCTCCAATTACCTTAAAACAGATCCCTCCTAGCCCTCCAGCACTTTGTCCAACCCCTTTAATCGTTTTCCAGAAAAGCTAGTCTTCCAACATCTCTACCATCAATGAAAGCTGAAaaccttgatttttcttttaaaaatatttttaagtgaggCATGATAGTGCCCATCTATAATCCTGGCAtctggggagctgaggcaggaggctcttgaGTTAAAGTCCAGATAGGGCCACATAGACAGGACTCGTCTCTAAACAAGACACTGTTTTATGTGGGGGCGTGGTTTCTATGTTGAGTGCACTGATATCAGGGGTACCGCCTGACCAGTTTTCGCAAatgcaatttttgttttgtttttgtgtgtgcatgtgtgggtgcacacatggACAGGTGTATATGCAGGCTTCAAAACTGGTTTTCTCTacttactgaggcagggtctcttgctgaactggGAGCTCACTGATTCTAGCTATTCTACCTAGGCAGCTTGCCATGGGGggcccctgtctctgccccttgcGTCCTTGGTTTGCAGGTAGACACCATGTCTGCCTAGcttttaagtgggttctggggatccaaaatGTGGTCCTTCTACTGTATAGCAAAGAGTTCTGTcccctgagctgtctcctcaACCTCTTACCTCATTTTAAGATATGGGACTTTTCTATCTTCCAGAAATTTCTCCTGTGCATTTGTTCTGCCCCTTACCTTTCTCTACTAGTGTCTGCTGAAGGTGGAAGAATAATGGTAGAGGACCCTGGCTGCCACTCCACAAAGAGAAGAGTGGAGAAAGTCCGCTTGCCCCTCCAGCACAAACCCCTTGTCTGCTCCCTAGGCCTTCCATCGTTAAACTCCCTCCTCAAAACCAAATACCTTCCAAAAAACCAGAAAGGAACCCTTCCTCCTACAACCAAGTATGTTCTTTAGACACGGCTTTTGGGCCCATATGGGTGCTTGCAGAAGCGAAGCTGGGGGCTATGTTCTCTCCTGTTTCTGGAAGCTTCTATCACTCCACAGGGCCCACAGCTCAGATCTGGCAGGGGCGCCCTGAGTCCAGCAGTGTGGCCAGAACTGCCTGCCTGTCCGCCCTTGCCGGAGCAGGCATCTGGCTTGCCTGATGAAGCACGGGCCTTTCTTTGCAGGTCACGGACGCTCAGGCAGCAGTCTTGGCCTGGCCTGGCCACAAGCCCTCTCTGCTTTCAGTTTCCTAGGGCAGGGCAAGGGCAGGGCGCATGCCCGTCCCCATTCTGCGGCTAGGCTTCCTCCCAACGGATAGAGGCAGCTACCAATTCGGTCAAAACCTCCTTAAGTACTACGGATGGGAGAATCTGAGCATGTAGGGCTCATGCGCTgcgggggggtgggaggggagatggCATTGCCCAGAGGAGGCCCATCTCCTTCAGCTAGCTCCTGATGGCTGGGCACAGTGCCTATGTGATCACTTCCTCGGAGCTGCTTCCAGGGGCAAGGGTTCGAACCCTTGGGTGAACAATGGGAAGGTTTACAAGGGATCATGGTTCCTTCAGACACCCCTACTCTGAGACAGCTGTGGGGAGCAGGGGAGGAAATTCTGACCTCTTTCACCTTCCTCAGCACCCCCTCTTACCTCACTCCAGTTTTCCACACCTGGAATGCTGTCACCTCCTGTGCTGATCCAGACCctcatccacctgcctcagccccacACCTGAGCCTCCATACCCAGCATCTCTCCTGGCTTTGTTCCTATTTCCCCCACAAAATTAGTGATATGGGAGGCCATCCCTAGCAAGCTGGGAGCCACGAGTGTTGGAGACCCAGTGAGTAGAGTCCGTGAGGGGACCAGTAGGATGTCGGCCTAGTGGTTCTTCCTGACCCTTTCCTCTTTGACAACTGAACGCCATGGACCTTCTCCAGTCTCCTTACCACACGCTGACAGATCTAAACCAGCCAGAGTAGTTCTATTCCTCTGGCCAATAACTGGTTAGGCTTGGATGTGAGTTACTAATCCTGGCCAATGAGATAAAAGTGTCTATCAAGAGAGCAGGACTGAGAGAGTgtggttgttattgttgttgttgtcgcaAAAAGACCCAAAAGATTTTCCGCAGTTTTTGACATCACTGGCAGTACCCCAGAGCCCTGGCATTCTTGGATTATTGAGTTAGCCAACACTGCCAGCATTGGCCTGCTCCTGGTTATGTGATATGATAGATGCCCTTTCTGCTGTAGCCACTCTCCATTGGATGTCCTATTACTGAATGCCAAGACATTTTAATTGCTGTTGAGAGTGTGGGTTTTCAATAGTTTCAACTATGAGTCAGAGGTGCACAGAGGGGCAGGACATCCCAGGCAGAAAGAACAGCATGTGTAcaggcaatatttttttttcagatgaaagAATCCTACCCTGGAAGGATGCTCAGCACCCTCATAGTTCAGGTAAATTGTTTAACTCGTAGCTATGGGGAAAGGTCAGATTGTCTGAAAAGTAGTGTTGAATGTTCACTTACAAAAGGCTGTGCCAGGGaagaggaatggagagatgggCATGGGGTGGCACTGGACAGCAAGACACACAGTTGGTACCGATGGTTGGTAACAATTAAATGGACATTTCAAAATAGCAACAGAGAGAATTTTGACTATGCCCAGCACAAAGATGAATGTCTGAAGTTCTAGGTATGCCAACGACCTTGACGTGATCCTTACATAGATAAATGCCATGTCACACCGCACCCCACAAAAGAAACTTACCATGTGTCTACCAAACATATATAGTAATGGATGTTTTAAGAAACAGTAGAGAAAAAAATTGGCAACCAGGAACGTTACCCATCTGGCAAAGGTCAGAAGCAACATTTCAGTCACTTAACTCCCAGCCCTGCACCCTGAACAGCCATCTACTGCTTTCCCCAAGGCCCTGAGGGCGACTGGAAACAAGCCCTGCCTCTTCTCCTAAGCCTCAAGCCAAAGTTGCCCAGGCACCTACCACGCTGATGAGTTGGGACAGTAATAGCTCCAGGCGGATGGAGATGAGCTGAGAGGAGCTGGTGGCTGGGCGGATCAGGTTGTTGTAGCGGGTTTTGTTCAGGAGGTCATCCATCAGTTTCTCCTCTGCATTGGCCAGGCGGCAGTCCCCTGGGAAATCGTACAGTCAGACCTGCTGGGCCCTTGTCCGGAGGAACCCCACTGCAGCTGTGGCAGTGAAGAGGGGCTTGTGAGAAGCAGAGCACAGGAACCCTGGGGCTGTGGTGGGGGGCATAGGTGCCAGCCGGCCTGCCTGTGCCATTCTCTCCTCTGGGCCTGGCAGCTTCCTCCTGCTCAGGGAGGGGAATGGTGTGCCTTCCTGGCAGGGAATGGTGTTCTATGCTCCAGACATCCAGTCCCAAGCTCGGGCATctgttccttcctgccttcccctccccctggGCCACTGAGATCTATCTGTTCTACTTGCCAGATCACCTAGTCTGTCCTCCCATTGCCACCCCTCGGCCACCTTCCTTTACCTCTCCTGCCCAGGGCAGTCCTGGCATCTCCTTGTTCTTCCCACTCACCCACCTGCCCCAGCTACCCCTACAGAGCCAGGTAGTCTTCCTACAGAACGCTGGGCGGGGACTCTTCCCACACCCACAGCCTCTCTGAGCTGAAGGCAGTTAAACCAAGAGTGCTTTGGCTTGGCCTTTGAGGTCTTTGGCCCTTAgcaatggcttctttttcttaccttctttttttctctcactttTCCACCTCAGCTGACCCCAGACCCTGCTCTCTGGCCACACCCCCTGCTAGCCTCTTTGCCGTCTCATTTCCTGGTCTTTGGGCATCCTCTGTCTGCTGAGGGCTGTACCCAGCCCACCACCTGACCAATGTCTGAGTGGAGCTTGTGCCCAGTGCTGTGTGCCGAGAACAACCACAACCCCAGCAGTTCCTGGCCCAAGGGAGGCGTGTGGGTACCTGGGACCAGGAACACTTCCTGAAATGTGGCTTGTCTGCAGACCTGGGACTGTGGGAGTGCTTTCCCGGAGGGG
Encoded proteins:
- the Chrnb4 gene encoding neuronal acetylcholine receptor subunit beta-4; this encodes MRGTPLLLISLLVLLRRHGDCRLANAEEKLMDDLLNKTRYNNLIRPATSSSQLISIRLELLLSQLISVNEREQIMTTNIWLKQEWTDYRLAWNSSYYEGVNILRIPAKRVWLPDIVLYNNADGIYEVSVYTNVIVRSNGSIEWLPPAIYKSACKIEVKHFPFDQQNCTLKFRSWTYDHTEIDMVLKSPTAVMDDFTPSGEWDIVALPGRRTVNPQDPSYVDVTYDFIIKRKPLFYTINLIIPCVLITSLAILVFYLPSDCGEKMTLCISVLLALTFFLLLISKIVPPTSLDVPLIGKYLLFTMVLVTFSIVTTVCVLNVHHRSPSTHTMAAWVKECFLYKLPIFLFMKRPGLEENPAGIPYPSQLHLTTADAATTSALDPASPSNVYGHSMYFVNPVLTAPKSAVSSHPAGNPRDVRLRSSGRFRQDLQEALEGVSFIAQHLKSDDQDQSVIEDWKFVAMVVDRLFLWVFVFVCILGTVGLFLPPLFQTHAPSKGT